From Microbacterium sp. LWH7-1.2:
CAGCATCGACGATCACCGCGGGGACCCCCGAGGGCAGCTCGAGCGCGGCAGTGGCGGACTTGCTCGTCTCCAGGATGAGGATGATGCCGTCGACGGCGTCCTGTCCGAGCCTCCGCATAGCCCAGGAGAAGTCGGCGGTGCCCGGTTCGTCGGGGGCGTGTTGTATTGAGATCAGTTCGACCGCGTAGCTCCTCCGCGCGGCTTCGTCGGCGATCGCGCTCACGGTTCGAATGTTGCCGAGGGTCTCGAGTCCGAATGCGACAACGGCGATAGAGCGGAACTCGCCGCTCCGAAGGGCCCTGGCAGCGATGTTCGGACGGTAGCCGAGTTCCTCCATCGCCAGTTCAACACGTCGGCGGGTTCGCTCGGCGACGTTCCCGATGTTGTTGGCGACCCGCGAGACGGTCTGACCGGACACGCCTGCGAGCTCGGCCACGTCGCGCATGGACACTGACCGAGAGCGCTCTGACGGCATCGGCACCCTTTCCAACCGGCTTGCTATCCGTTGACGTGAACAGGGTACCCGTCGGTACGTACATGTGGACTCTCCGTTCGGTTTTCGAAGAACTCCTCTAAGCGGATGAGCGGGCACGGAGCCACTCTGATCAATGCAGCTTGCAGTTCGGATCCTGTGGGCTCTGAATCGGCGCGACACGGGATCGCTGTGCGGCTCGTCCGTCACGCCTTCGATCGGGAAGCCTTCCCAATCGCCTAGATGTTCACTCGATGACGCCACTCATCTCGTCGCCGAACACGAGGGGCGAGACGCGAGCATGACATCTCCGCAAGTCGTCAGATGTATCGTATCGAACCGCCCAGGATGGGCGGGAAGTCAGGCGAACCAGAGGCCTATTGATATGATCTACTCCGTACACCGGGCCGGTTCGCGGGCCGGGGCTGTCTGCTGTGAGGAGGTTCGGATGTCTGTCGTGCATTCGCCTGGGTCGGTGAAGTCATTGGGTCCACTCGGATTCGGGGCGGCCCAGCTTGGCAATCTGGGGCGGGAGACCACGAATGAGGACGCGCGGGCCGCCGTTGATGCTGCGTGGGACGAGGGCATCCGATATTTCGACACTGCCCCGCACTATGGTCTCGGGCTTTCCGAGTGCCGTCTCGGCGCGGCGCTTGCGGATCGTCCGCGAGACCAATTCGTCCTGTCCACCAAAGTCGGCAGGCTCGTCGTGGACGACCCGGCAGGCGTCGTGCGTCCGGACGATGAAGGGTTTGTCGTGTCCGGCGTGCGAAGGCGTCGCTGGGATCTGAGCCGCGACGGCATCCGCCGCTCGATCGAGGAGAGCCTCACGCGCCTTTCTCTCGACACGGTGGACATCGCATACCTGCATGACCCGGATGCCTTGCGGACGCAGGCCCTCGATGAAGCGCTGCCCGCCCTTATCGAGCTTCGCGAGGAAGGAGTGGTGCGCGCCGTCGGCGCCGGAATGAATCAATCCGCGATGCTCGCCGAATTCGTTCGCGAGCTGCCGATCGACGTGGTGATGCTCGCGGGTCGCTTCACCTTGTTCGAGCAGACTGCGCTCGACGATCTCTTGCCGCTCGCCCTCCAGCGCGGAACAAGTGTCGTCGCGGCCGGCGTTTACAACTCCGGACTGCTCAGCAGAGCGGTCGTTCCCGACGACGCGTCCTACGACTACGGCCCCGCGCCCCGTCTGATCATCGAGCGAGTGCGCGAGATCGCTGCGATTTGTGCACGTTACGGTGCAGACCTGCCGACGGTCGCCGCCCAGTTCCCGCTTCGGCATCCGGCGATCTCCTCCGTCGTGATCGGAATGAGGACGGCATCCCACGTGCGCAGCAATATCCAGCGGCTCCACACTGCGATCGACCCGGAACTCTGGTCGGCGCTCGCCGACGCCGACGTGATCCCGGTCGATCTCGCCACACAGCCCATCGCGCCTTCGACCGAAGAGGCATCGCTATGACGACCATCACCTCCGTGCGCGTCCACGACGTTCGCTTCCCGACGTCCCTCAGCATGGACGGCTCCGACGCGATGAACAAAGACGGCGACTACTCAGCCGCGTACGTCGTCCTGGAGACGGACGAGCCGGGACTGGCCGGCTACGGCTTCACCTTCACGATCGGTCGCGGCAACGACCTCGCGGTGGAGGCCGCGCGCCAGCGTGCCCTCCCTCTCATCGGGCTCGACGTCGACGAAGCGGTCGGCGACCTCGGCGGGGTGTATCGCGGTCTCGCGAGTGACTCGCAGTTGCGCTGGCTGGGTCCGGAGAAGGGCGTGGTGCATCTCGGGATGGCGGCCGCGATGAACGCCATGTGGGATCTCGCTGCTCGTCGAGCCGGCAAGCCTTTGTGGCGCCTCCTCGTCGACATGACTCCCGCGCAGCTGGTCGACGCCGCGGATCTGCGTTATCTCTCCGACGCCCTGACGCGGGACGAGGCCATCGCGATCCTCTCCGAGATGGCCACGACGCGGGCCGAGCGGATCGCCGCGCTTGAGACACGCGGCGGTTATCCGTGCTATACGACGAGCGCTGGCTGGCTGGGCTACAGCGACGACAAGCTCCGCCGCTTGCTGCAGGAAGCGGTCGACGCGGGCTATCGGCACCTCAAGCTCAAGGTGGGCGCCGACCTGCAGGACGACATCCGTCGCCTTCGCATCGCGCGCGAGGTCATCGGGTGGGACACGCACCTGATGATCGATGCGAATCAGGTATGGGATGTGCCGGAGGCGATCGAATGGATCAGCGCTCTGGCGGAGTTCAAGCCGCTATGGATCGAGGAGCCGACGAGCCCCGATGACGTGCTCGGCCACGCTGCAGTCCGTAGGGCGGTGGCGCCGATCGGCGTCGCGACCGGAGAGCACGGCATGAATCGAGTGCTGTTCAAGCAGATGTTCCAGGCGGAGGCCATCGACTTCTGTCAGCTCGACTCCGCCCGCCTGGCAAGCGTAAACGAGATCCTCGCCGTGTATCTCATGGCGAAGAAGTTCGACGTACCGGTGTGCCCGCACGCAGGAGGAGTGGGGCTCTGCGAGCTCGTCCAGCATTTGTCGATCTTCGACTATGTGGCCATCTCCGGCTCGCTGGAGAATCGAGTCACCGAGTTCGTCGATCACCTGCATGAGCACTTCGTCGATCCGTGCATCGTCGAGAACGGGCACTATGTCCTGCCCTCCCGACCCGGATACAGCGCCCAGATGTTCGAGTCATCGGTGGCGGAGTGGGGCTTCCCCTCCGGCGGCTACTGGGCGTCAACGCGTGACGAGGAGTTGTCGGTCGCATGATCGACCGCGAATAGTTCGACTCCGAGGATGTGGGCCGCCATCCTGATGCGGGCGCCGTCGGGACTTCCCGCACGCAACTGATCGACGATGGCACGGTGCTCGGCCTGCGTCGCGGCAATGGAGCCCCCCTCACGCACAGCGCGCCCGATCCGGATGCGCATGGTGCGTCCGACCAGCGAGTCTATGAACGCGGCGAGTGTGGGGTTCTCAGCCGCTTGTGCGATGCGGGCGTGGAATTCCGAGTCGCCGTCAATGAACGCCTCGACGTCCATCGCGTCGAGATCGGCGGCCAATGCGTCCATCCGGTCGAGGATGGCCTCGAGCTCGGACAATCCAGACTCGTCGATGCACGTCGCCGCCAGGGCAGCGCTCTCGACCTCGAGAAATCGGCGCACCTGCAGCAACTGGCCGCTCGTGGAGGGATCTCGCAGGTCGGCCAGGAACGCCAGCGAACTCATGAGCACAGAGGGGTCCAACGAGGTCACGTACGTTCCGTCGCCCTGGCGTGTCTCAAGGACCCCAAGGATCACGAGCGCGCGCACACCTTCACGGAGCGGTCCGCGCGATACGCCGAGCGCTGCGGCGAGTTCCTTCTCGATGGGAAGGCGCGAGCCGGCCGAAAGGCTGCCGTCAACAATCATCGCCTTGATGCCATGGATGACAACGTCTGTCTGCGACCGGATCGGGTCGGGGGTGGTCATTTCCCCAGTGTACGAACGGAGTAGACGGGCACGCCGAGCGATTCGGCGAACACGGGGAGGGGAGAGAGCTTTCCGCGAGTCCCGTATCACCGCCCCGATCATCATCGTCTCGGCAGACGTCAAGGACAGCCAGCGAGGAGACCAGGTGCGCGGTCTCGATCATCTGGGTGCGGCTGGCGTGGATGCGGGATCAGGACCGTGTCTTCGCCGGAAGGGGGTGAGCGTGGAGCGGATCTGCTCGGCTGCACCCCGGTCGTCGTCGAACTGCGCGATGACGGCCAGGTGCTGACGCAGCTGAAGAATCGGCATCCGCTTTCGCCACTGGCCGTCGAGGTGGGTCAGTTCCGCGTAGCGGTCGAAGAAGGCCCGCGCCTCGGGCGGCGGCGCCGTCGTCCACAGATGCGCCAGATCTACCTCGGCCCACGTGTAGGAGACCGCGGGATCGATCAAGGCGGGCTGACCGTCGGCCGTGCTCAGGATGTTCTGCGCCCACAGATCGCCGTGCGTCAGACAGGGCGGCTTGTCGGGAAGTAACTCGGGCAGCCGGCTGCACAGGCGCTCGAGTGCCAGGCGATCTGCGTGGTCCAATGCGGCCAGGACGCGAGGCTCATCGAGCCACCGCAGCAGCCGATGCTCGGCGAAGAATTCGAATCCGTCGTCCTCCCACGTGTTCACCTGCCTGCGGCGACCCAGCCAGTTGTCGCGGTGCCAGCCGAACCGCGGGTGGGCCGTGCCCGTGTGCAATCGGGCGAGGACATGCGCAAGCTGTTCCCAGAATGCCGTGCAGTTCGGACGCGGGCGCATTACCGAGAGGATGAGCACGTCCTCGTCGGCCAGGATCACGTCAGGAGTCGCGACGCCGCCGAGTCTTCGCAGGGCTCCGAGACCCTCCACCTCGGTGACGAAGGCGTCGTCCGAAGGCGGCTCTGCGAATGCCTTGACGAAGATGACCTGACCGTCGCTGAGGTGTGCGAGCCCGGCCGTGGCCGCCAGCCCGCCCGTCACCGGTTCGATCGAGACGAGGTCGGTGACCCCTGCGGAGTGCAGCCGTTCGACGAGCAAGGACCTCGGGTCGAGCATCGCATGGTTCCTCTCAGTAGCCCCGTGCTTGACGCGCTGTAGTTGGCGGAAGAATCGGGGTCTTCTCGTGCTGGCGCTCCTCGGCGCGGCCACCGTTGTGAGCCAGGCGTCGACCGAGTTGCCCGGCCGCGACGCGATCTACGGGATCACCGCCTGGAATCTGCTGCACCTCGAGGCACTGGCATCCAGAGAAGACCCAGTTGTTCTGGCTCTGGAATCGTGACCACGTTTTCCACCATTTGACCCGTCATCAGCGTACCGACGCTCGTCTACCGGCCGTACTGCCTCTTCGATATCGCCAGCCCCTCCGGAGCGTTCCACGACAGCATGCCGCCGAACACGATGGTGCTCGCGTGGCGGCTCCTCATCGCCTGGCCGATGTAGGGAAGCGCCGCCACCGAGATTTCGAGGGTTGCGGCATTCGGTGCCATGATGCCGCACGTCACATTGCCCCCTGGTCGGTTCACGCTATCTATGTGGTGCGTCGACGACCGCTGCCGTGTGAACTTGGGGGATCATTCCGCAGCTTGTTCGCGAAGGTGGGAGACCGGCGTTGGATGGATTTGAGCTTCTCCGGCGGTTCTGCATCGGCGACCCCGCCCTCGCAGATGATTCCGGCGAGCTCTGGTCGCGATGTCTCGATCACCGCACGCGAGACCTCATCCGGATCGGTGCACTGATCGCGATGTCCGCACCGGACGTGTCGTTGCGGACCGCCATCGACGATGCGCTCTCGGCGGGGGTCGCGGCGGAGGAGGTCATCGCCGTGATGGATGGACTGGTGACCGTGGTCGGCCTGCCGAGGGCGGTTGCGGCGGCCCCGCGGATCGCCTCCGCGCTGGGCTACGACGAAGACCTGCAGGACTACCCCTGAGGCCGGCGCTATCGCCTGGGCCGCTATCCGCCGAGGAGGCCGATGGCGACGGCTCGCTCGACCGCGCCCCCTCGAGTCGTCACTGCGAGCTTGCGGTAGATCGAGCTGAGCTGAGAGCTGACGGTGTTGCGCGAGACATACAGACGCTGGCCGATCTCGGCGATCGTCAGGTGCGTCTGCAGATACGGCAACAGGCGCAGTTCGGCAGGCGTCAGCGGGACCGTTCCTTCGGCGTGGGGTTCGACCGCGAGCCCGGCCCGGAATCCCTCGATCTGCGTGGCGATGCCGCCGACATCGGGCCGCTTCTCGAGCAGGCGGTCGCACTCCGCGAGGAGATGGAACGCTGCCGAGCGGTCGCCGAGCATGACGTGCGCCTTGGCGAGCTGCAGGCGCACGCGGAGCGACAGCCAGGGGAGCAGATAAGTGCAGCCGATCCGAGCCCGCATGCCGCGAGCGAGCAGGCGCTCGCCGCGCTCGCGGTCGCCGCCGTGCACGGCGACGCGGGCGGCGACTGCGAGGGCGAGCGCCGTCGTCGGGTAACCCTCCATGTGGCTCGCGTCGATCGCGTCCACACCGCGCTGGGCGTGGACCGCGGCGCCGACCCAGTGGCCGTCGTCGATCGCGATCAGCGCCAGCTCGGGCTCGCTCAGGATGACGGTGTCGGGGTTCTGCATGACTGTCGCCATCTCGACCGCCTGTGCGAAGACGCCGCGCGCGGTGCCGGGATCCCCCGACAACAGGAGCGCTGAGCCCCAGAGGTGAAGGGCCTGATCCCGCCACGGGCTTTCCACGGGCTCATGCTCGAGGGCGTACGCGGCGTCGACGATCACCTGTTCGTACCCGTGGACGCACATCGCGGCGCGCACCATGGCACGTGCGGATTCGAACAGCACGCGGTCCTCGTCGGGGAAGCCGCTCGCGTCGACCTCGTCCAGCAGTCGCGCCCACTTCTCCCCTTCCCGCATCTCGCCGAGCAGGACTGCGGTCCACGTCCTCGATACCACGAGCGCGGGATTGGCGATGAGCACGTGGTCGCCGAGGTCGTCCAGCCACCGCCGTGTCGTCATGACCTGGCCCTGTCCGTACATGGCGAGGCCCAGGTCCGCGACGAGTGCGGCAGCGCGCGCGGACTCCTTCGCCTGGAGGAGGTGCTCGACCGCGAGCGCGGGCGCGCCTCGTTCCTCGTGCCAGGTCGCTGCGCGTCGATGCAGACCGGCTGCAGCCTCGGAGCCTTCGGACCGTTCCAGTTCCGCGAGGAGATACTCGCGGAACAGGGCGTGGAAGCGGAACCAGCTGCGTCTCCTGTCCATCGGGACGAGGAACAGGTTCGCCTCTTCGAGTTCGTAGAGCCGGTTGCGCGCGTCTTCGATCTGCAGCACGGCGTTGCAGGCCTCCGGTGAGACCTGTTCGAGCACGGCGCTGCGGCGCAGGAACCGCTGGGTCGGCTCGGGGAGCCGCGAGATGCACTCGCGGTAGAGGTAGTCGGCGACGTACCGTTCCTCGCCCGTGACGGTCGTGGCGTCGCCGCCTGCACGCGCGACGAGCGCGCACAGGTACAGGCCGGTGG
This genomic window contains:
- a CDS encoding carboxymuconolactone decarboxylase family protein; translation: MDGFELLRRFCIGDPALADDSGELWSRCLDHRTRDLIRIGALIAMSAPDVSLRTAIDDALSAGVAAEEVIAVMDGLVTVVGLPRAVAAAPRIASALGYDEDLQDYP
- a CDS encoding FadR/GntR family transcriptional regulator, yielding MTTPDPIRSQTDVVIHGIKAMIVDGSLSAGSRLPIEKELAAALGVSRGPLREGVRALVILGVLETRQGDGTYVTSLDPSVLMSSLAFLADLRDPSTSGQLLQVRRFLEVESAALAATCIDESGLSELEAILDRMDALAADLDAMDVEAFIDGDSEFHARIAQAAENPTLAAFIDSLVGRTMRIRIGRAVREGGSIAATQAEHRAIVDQLRAGSPDGARIRMAAHILGVELFAVDHATDNSSSRVDAQ
- a CDS encoding aldo/keto reductase — protein: MSVVHSPGSVKSLGPLGFGAAQLGNLGRETTNEDARAAVDAAWDEGIRYFDTAPHYGLGLSECRLGAALADRPRDQFVLSTKVGRLVVDDPAGVVRPDDEGFVVSGVRRRRWDLSRDGIRRSIEESLTRLSLDTVDIAYLHDPDALRTQALDEALPALIELREEGVVRAVGAGMNQSAMLAEFVRELPIDVVMLAGRFTLFEQTALDDLLPLALQRGTSVVAAGVYNSGLLSRAVVPDDASYDYGPAPRLIIERVREIAAICARYGADLPTVAAQFPLRHPAISSVVIGMRTASHVRSNIQRLHTAIDPELWSALADADVIPVDLATQPIAPSTEEASL
- a CDS encoding LuxR C-terminal-related transcriptional regulator, which translates into the protein MLRDSLLGGRDLQAVLLESKTRVPPWRTNAVSRRRQIDRARASSARVVSIAAPAGYGKSTMLAEWAASETRAAAWASLERTDDDPATLLPILASACSTFSTVAAAVVDEMRGIGATALGRSAPLLAAAVASAPDDFVLFIDDLHLVASTACQDALEVILARVPPGSQVVLAGRQAPLLLARLRAQGVVWEISAEDLSLDVDDARTLFDEAGASGVAASDLAGIVEKCEGWPTGLYLCALVARAGGDATTVTGEERYVADYLYRECISRLPEPTQRFLRRSAVLEQVSPEACNAVLQIEDARNRLYELEEANLFLVPMDRRRSWFRFHALFREYLLAELERSEGSEAAAGLHRRAATWHEERGAPALAVEHLLQAKESARAAALVADLGLAMYGQGQVMTTRRWLDDLGDHVLIANPALVVSRTWTAVLLGEMREGEKWARLLDEVDASGFPDEDRVLFESARAMVRAAMCVHGYEQVIVDAAYALEHEPVESPWRDQALHLWGSALLLSGDPGTARGVFAQAVEMATVMQNPDTVILSEPELALIAIDDGHWVGAAVHAQRGVDAIDASHMEGYPTTALALAVAARVAVHGGDRERGERLLARGMRARIGCTYLLPWLSLRVRLQLAKAHVMLGDRSAAFHLLAECDRLLEKRPDVGGIATQIEGFRAGLAVEPHAEGTVPLTPAELRLLPYLQTHLTIAEIGQRLYVSRNTVSSQLSSIYRKLAVTTRGGAVERAVAIGLLGG
- a CDS encoding L-fuconate dehydratase produces the protein MTTITSVRVHDVRFPTSLSMDGSDAMNKDGDYSAAYVVLETDEPGLAGYGFTFTIGRGNDLAVEAARQRALPLIGLDVDEAVGDLGGVYRGLASDSQLRWLGPEKGVVHLGMAAAMNAMWDLAARRAGKPLWRLLVDMTPAQLVDAADLRYLSDALTRDEAIAILSEMATTRAERIAALETRGGYPCYTTSAGWLGYSDDKLRRLLQEAVDAGYRHLKLKVGADLQDDIRRLRIAREVIGWDTHLMIDANQVWDVPEAIEWISALAEFKPLWIEEPTSPDDVLGHAAVRRAVAPIGVATGEHGMNRVLFKQMFQAEAIDFCQLDSARLASVNEILAVYLMAKKFDVPVCPHAGGVGLCELVQHLSIFDYVAISGSLENRVTEFVDHLHEHFVDPCIVENGHYVLPSRPGYSAQMFESSVAEWGFPSGGYWASTRDEELSVA
- a CDS encoding fructosamine kinase family protein translates to MLDPRSLLVERLHSAGVTDLVSIEPVTGGLAATAGLAHLSDGQVIFVKAFAEPPSDDAFVTEVEGLGALRRLGGVATPDVILADEDVLILSVMRPRPNCTAFWEQLAHVLARLHTGTAHPRFGWHRDNWLGRRRQVNTWEDDGFEFFAEHRLLRWLDEPRVLAALDHADRLALERLCSRLPELLPDKPPCLTHGDLWAQNILSTADGQPALIDPAVSYTWAEVDLAHLWTTAPPPEARAFFDRYAELTHLDGQWRKRMPILQLRQHLAVIAQFDDDRGAAEQIRSTLTPFRRRHGPDPASTPAAPR